A window of Sphingobacterium kitahiroshimense genomic DNA:
GAAAGCCTTGCAAAACTGCAAGGCTTTCTTCTTTTGTTACTGTTCGTATTTAATTTATGTTAAATTTTGATAAAATTATTTCAAACAATCGATTGCATTTAAAAAAATGCTAATTTTGATTCAATTGTTTAAATTAATAACGTTAATAATAAATTATGTGTGGAATAGTTGGTTACACGGGTCCGCGTCAGGCATTTTCTATCGTGCTTGATGGACTTAAGAGATTAGAATATCGTGGATATGATAGTGCTGGTATAGCATTAGTTCAAGAAAACAAGCTCAATGTTTTTAAAAAAGCAGGTAAAGTAGCAAATTTGGAAACTGCCGTTTCTGGCCATGATGTTAGTTCACATACCGCTATTGGACATACCAGATGGGCTACACACGGTGAGCCTTCCGACAGAAATGCTCATCCACATTATACACCTGATGGTCAAATTGCCATGATTCATAATGGTATTATTGAAAACTATCTAACTATAAAAAATGAATTAATCAGTAAAGGGTATGAGTTTAAAAGCGATACAGATACCGAAGTTTTACTCTATTTTATTTCTGAAATTAAGAAAAATAATGCCTGTAGTTTAGAGGAAGCAGTACGTATTGCTTTAAAACGGGTTGTTGGTGCTTATGTTATTTTATTGATAGAACCGGAACATCCTGAAACTATCATTGCGGCACGTAAAGGAAGTCCATTGGTTATCGGTATTGGTAAAGGAGAGCATTTTCTTGGTTCCGATGCATCTCCAATGTTAGCATATACCAATGAGGTTGTGTATATCAATGATTACGAATTGGCCATTGTTAAACCTGATGAATTAATATTAAAAAATATAGGAAATGAGCGTGTTACACCTTATGTTCAAAAGTTAGATCTGGAATTGGCGGCGATTGAAAAAGGAGGCTATGATCACTTTATGCTCAAAGAAATTATAGAACAGCCGCAAGCTATTTTTGATTCAATGCGTGGACGTTTGGATTTAGATAAACTGACCATTACATTGAGCGGCATTGAGCAGTACGCAGAGCAGATTTGTAAAGCAAATCGAATAGTCATCGTCTCATGTGGTACAAGCTGGCATGCCGGATTAGTAGCTGAATATTTAATTGAGGAGCTTTGCCGGATCAATGTCGAAGTCGAGTATGCTTCAGAATTTCGATACCGAAATCCTATTGTAAATGAAGGAGATGTTATTTTAGCGATATCACAGAGCGGTGAAACAGCAGATACACTGGTTGCTTTAGAAAATGCGAAAAGCAAAGGAGCAATTATATTGGGTGTTGTGAATGTTGTAGGATCATCTATTGCAAGATTATCACACGCTGGTGCGTACACGCATGCTGGTCCAGAGATTGGAGTAGCAAGTACAAAAGCATTCACTGCGCAGTTAACAGTTCTTGAATTAATCGCAATTAAAATAGCGCATATTAAAAAAACAATTGATGAGCACCAATATGCACATCTTTTAAAAGAACTGAGTGCAGTTCCAGATAAAGTACAAACGATTTTAGATACGCAACTTCCAAAAATCAGAGAAATAGCTCGTAAATATAAGGACGCAAGAGATTTTCTATATTTAGGTAGAGGATATAATTTCCCTATTGCATTAGAAGGAGCCTTAAAACTAAAGGAAATTACGTATATCCATGCAGAAGGGTATCCGGCAGCAGAGATGAAGCACGGACCTATTGCATTAGTAGATGAAAATCTTCCAGTAGTATTTGTGGCTACCAAGGACCGCTATCATGAGAAAATTGTGAGTAATATTCAGGAAGTGAAGGCCAGAAAAGGTCGTATTATAGCGGTTATTACTGAGGGAGATGAAGTATCAAAAGGGTTGGCGGAAGATTATATCGAAATTCCGGATGCTGATGAAATTGTAGCACCTATTTTATCCGTTATTCCATTGCAATTATTATCATACTATATGGGCGTTGAACGTAATCAAGATGTTGACAAACCTCGTAATCTAGCCAAATCTGTGACTGTTGAATAAAAATATGAGTCAAATAAAAAAAGGTAGCATCACTCGATTAGGTTTTGATTTTATTCCACAGGTATTTATACCAAAAGGGAAAGATGAAAATCATCATCGTTTTGAACAAAATCCACGTTCAGATTATAGGAATTTGACAGTAGAAGAAATCGTCATTCTTATCGAAAATGGTAATAGGGCAGATAATTGGGAGAATATCTTGGTAAGTGAATCATTTATCCCTTATCAAATTAGACAGAGTAATTTCTTTGGGTTGGTTCGAATTGGTCATATGGCACCAACCTATTTAGAATATCGTAATCTTAAACTGGAATCAGGTATTTATAATAGCACTATTGTAAGTTCTGATTTGGGTGATTACGTGGCTATACACCATGTCCGTTATATGTCTCATTTCATTATTGGTAACGATGTTATATTAAGTAACATCAGCGAAATGGAGACGAGTAGTACTGCTAAATTTGGAAATGGAGTTTTACGAGAAGGGGAGGCCGAAGATCTACGGATAGCATTGGAGCTATGTAACGAAAATGGGGTGCGCTCTATTCTTCCTTTTGATGGGATGCAAGCAGCGGATGCTTATTTGTGGACACGAAATAGGCAAGATACTGTTTTGCAGCATAGATTTAAGGAGCTGACTGAAAAGAGATTTTCCACAGTACGAGGCACCTATAGTATGATTGGCGATCGCTGTATCATTAAAAATTCGCAGAATATAAAAAATGTGCAAATTGGTTCAGATGCATATATTAAAGGAATCAATAAACTGAAAAATCTTACCATTAATTCTTCGCCCGAAGCATTTACACAAATCGGTGAAGGTTGTGAATTGGTCAATGGAATTGTCGGATATGGATGCCGTATATTCTACGGAGTTAAAG
This region includes:
- the glmS gene encoding glutamine--fructose-6-phosphate transaminase (isomerizing); this translates as MCGIVGYTGPRQAFSIVLDGLKRLEYRGYDSAGIALVQENKLNVFKKAGKVANLETAVSGHDVSSHTAIGHTRWATHGEPSDRNAHPHYTPDGQIAMIHNGIIENYLTIKNELISKGYEFKSDTDTEVLLYFISEIKKNNACSLEEAVRIALKRVVGAYVILLIEPEHPETIIAARKGSPLVIGIGKGEHFLGSDASPMLAYTNEVVYINDYELAIVKPDELILKNIGNERVTPYVQKLDLELAAIEKGGYDHFMLKEIIEQPQAIFDSMRGRLDLDKLTITLSGIEQYAEQICKANRIVIVSCGTSWHAGLVAEYLIEELCRINVEVEYASEFRYRNPIVNEGDVILAISQSGETADTLVALENAKSKGAIILGVVNVVGSSIARLSHAGAYTHAGPEIGVASTKAFTAQLTVLELIAIKIAHIKKTIDEHQYAHLLKELSAVPDKVQTILDTQLPKIREIARKYKDARDFLYLGRGYNFPIALEGALKLKEITYIHAEGYPAAEMKHGPIALVDENLPVVFVATKDRYHEKIVSNIQEVKARKGRIIAVITEGDEVSKGLAEDYIEIPDADEIVAPILSVIPLQLLSYYMGVERNQDVDKPRNLAKSVTVE